From Camelina sativa cultivar DH55 chromosome 7, Cs, whole genome shotgun sequence, one genomic window encodes:
- the LOC104700013 gene encoding probable serine/threonine-protein kinase yakA isoform X2: MSGNKIIVGDDGGGRSSVGVRKSSNGISDIPSGSKKMVQSLKEIVNCPEAEIYAVLKDCNMDPNEAVTRLLSQDPFHEVKSKKEKKKEIRDIPDSRSRGYNNTYNRGSRGGSDRYTGRSGATPFTSSESGSVKVKTTNKRESGMQSYAGSYSSTSGISSHHQIPHSDFVAKDSKTPTVTSGGELSSSHSVTGHQTAWFGALGQMSMADIVKMGRPHSQTRNSQKDVDMRSEVIQEHEIAANQYVPVKDEWPSMEKPVAASTSFVSVAPTEEICNGAADLQSSRRDQHPKGQLEDTHLAENGLFGNLGRDHVQPDTVAGGAEEDDSVVSSEYDDNPHRYQTQNNPEHQKDEDEISPVVANLQDLSIENHDQYSSHDEDRPAVVIPDHLLIHTEECSQLSFGSFGGFGSRPLSNSLEEASNVAPQIERDDARNTEFYGDEHLGNMSNGHMVHASSANNYDDSSESKQEVLLPENPETAHQENQYSFAQPGPEYAYENVKQQLNTAFDASQTSMTNQMHNLASLTNVMQGYTNSIPNTLLAQTAQSARELEHQYSPFPGVQSVPSRSNDTSLGGQSISMPEALRGGPALPQQIAMNPYSQPTLPLTHYANMIGYPMIPQSYPYIPSAFQQAYAGNNSYHQSLAALLPQYKNNTSASNLPQSTTTTPASSSAYMFGNSSNVETENFLLNQQQQAAPSGATLSYEDVLSLQYKQNNYLLSLQQQQQQQLQQQQQQQQQQQQQQQQQQQQHQQQNENLPMWLHGPGSQTMSGVAGNTYYNLQAQQQSQQVRQAQQQEQQQYGLLGYPNYYQSQTGISIEHQQQNPREGGSQGQPSKQAQQQQQHWQNSY; encoded by the exons ATGAGCGGCAACAAGATCATCGTCGGCGATGATGGTGGTGGTAGGAGCAGTGTCGGAGTCAGGAAAAGCTCAAACGGGATTTCTGATATCCCGTCTGGGTCGAAGAAGATGGTTCAAAGTTTGAAAGAAATTGTAAACTGCCCTGAGGCTGAGATCTATGCCGTGCTCAAGGACTGTAACATGGACCCTAACGAAGCCGTCACTCGCCTCCTCTCCCAAG ATCCTTTTCACGAGGTGAagagcaaaaaagaaaagaagaaagag ATTAGGGATATACCGGATTCCCGTTCACGAGGCTATAATAACACTTACAACCGTGGTAGTAGAGGTGGTTCTGATCGTTATACTGGACGCAGTGGAGCTACCCCTTTCACCTCtagtg AGTCAGGAAGCGTCAAAGTAAAAACTACAAACAAGAGGGAGAGCGGGATGCAGTCTTATGCAGGTTCTTATTCTTCTACATCTGGCATATCGAGCCACCATCAGATACCACACAG TGATTTTGTTGCTAAAGACAGTAAAACGCCAACTGTTACCTCGGGGGGTGaattatcatcatcacattcTGTTACTGGACATCAAACAGCATGGTTTGGAGCTTTAGGTCAGATGTCTATGGCTGACATTGTGAAGATGGGTAGACCTCATAGCCAGACAAGAAACTCTCAGAAAGATGTCGATATGCGTTCTGAGGTAATTCAGGAGCATGAAATTGCTGCAAATCAGTATGTACCTGTGAAAGATGAATGGCCCTCAATGGAGAAGCCAGTGGCTGCTAGCACTTCTTTTGTATCAGTGGCACCAACTGAAGAGATATGCAATGGTGCAGCAGATTTACAATCCAGTAGAAGAGATCAACATCCGAAGGGCCAGTTGGAAGACACACATTTAGCAGAAAATGGTCTCTTTGGGAATCTTGGAAGAGATCATGTGCAACCTGACACTGTAGCTGGTGGAGCTGAGGAAGATGACTCTGTAGTTTCATCTGAGTATGATGATAATCCGCACAGATACCAAACGCAGAACAACCCTGAGCACCAGAAAG ATGAAGACGAAATTTCGCCTGTTGTTGCCAACCTTCAAGACTTGAGCATAGAGAACCATGATCAATACTCCTCTCATGATGAGGATAGACCTGCTGTCGTGATTCCAGATCATCTGCTAATCCATACAGAAGAGTGCTCACAGTTAAGCTTTGGAAGTTTTGGAGGCTTTGGATCAAGGCCTCTGAGCAACAGCTTAGAAGAGGCTTCTAATGTAGCTCCACAGATTGAACGTGATGATGCTAG AAATACCGAGTTCTATGGAGATGAACATCTAGGAAACATGTCCAATGGACATATGGTCCATGCGTCTTCTGCCAACAATTATGATGATTCCTCAGAATCTAAGCAAGAGGTTTTGTTGCCAGAAAACCCTGAAACTGCTCACCAGGAGAACCAGTACTCGTTTGCTCAGCCGGGTCCAGAGTATGCATATGAAAATGTGAAGCAGCAGCTGAATACTGCATTTGATGCTTCACAGACAAGCATGACTAATCAGATGCATAATCTTGCGTCATTAACAAATGTGATG CAAGGGTATACAAACTCAATTCCAAACACTCTATTGGCACAGACAGCACAGAGTGCCAGGGAGCTCGAACATCAGTATTCCCCTTTCCCAGGCGTACAGTCTGTGCCGTCAAGAAGCAACGATACCTCACTAGGTGGCCAAAGCATTTCCATGCCAGAG GCACTcagaggtg GACCAGCGCTTCCTCAACAGATCGCAATGAATCCGTATTCTCAACCCACATTGCCTCTGACTCACTATGCCAACATGATCGGTTATCCTATGATACCTCAGAGCTACCCATACATCCCATCGGCTTTTCAGCAAGCATATGCTGGTAACAACTCATACCACCAGTCACTAGCTGCTTTGCTTCCACAGTATAAAAACAACACTTCCGCCAGTAATTTGCCTCAGTCAACAACTACTACCCCTGCTTCCTCCTCTGCCTATATGTTTGGGAACTCGAGCAATGTTGAAACTGAAAACTTCCTTCTTAACCAACAACAACAGGCCGCTCCTTCTGGGGCAACACTTAGTTATGAAGACGTCTTGAGTCTACAGTACAAACAGAACAACTATCTATTGTCActtcagcagcagcaacaacagcagctacaacaacaacaacagcagcagcaacaacaacagcagcaacaacagcagcagcagcagcagcatcaacAACAG AACGAAAATTTACCTATGTGGCTTCATGGACCTGGCTCTCAAACCATGTCGGGCGTCGCGGGGAACACGTACTACAACCTTCAAGCACAACAACAAAGTCAGCAGGTTCGCCAAGCTCAGCAACAAGAGCAGCAGCAGTATGGATTGCTCGGTTACCCGAACTACTATCAGTCACAAACGGGAATATCAATAGAGCACCAACAGCAAAACCCTAGAGAAGGTGGCTCGCAAGGTCAGCCCTCAAAGCAAGcccagcagcagcaacagcactGGCAAAACTCTTACTAG
- the LOC104700013 gene encoding alpha-protein kinase 1 isoform X1 — translation MSGNKIIVGDDGGGRSSVGVRKSSNGISDIPSGSKKMVQSLKEIVNCPEAEIYAVLKDCNMDPNEAVTRLLSQDPFHEVKSKKEKKKEIRDIPDSRSRGYNNTYNRGSRGGSDRYTGRSGATPFTSSESGSVKVKTTNKRESGMQSYAGSYSSTSGISSHHQIPHSDFVAKDSKTPTVTSGGELSSSHSVTGHQTAWFGALGQMSMADIVKMGRPHSQTRNSQKDVDMRSEVIQEHEIAANQYVPVKDEWPSMEKPVAASTSFVSVAPTEEICNGAADLQSSRRDQHPKGQLEDTHLAENGLFGNLGRDHVQPDTVAGGAEEDDSVVSSEYDDNPHRYQTQNNPEHQKDEDEISPVVANLQDLSIENHDQYSSHDEDRPAVVIPDHLLIHTEECSQLSFGSFGGFGSRPLSNSLEEASNVAPQIERDDARNTEFYGDEHLGNMSNGHMVHASSANNYDDSSESKQEVLLPENPETAHQENQYSFAQPGPEYAYENVKQQLNTAFDASQTSMTNQMHNLASLTNVMQGYTNSIPNTLLAQTAQSARELEHQYSPFPGVQSVPSRSNDTSLGGQSISMPEALRGGGGVPTAQSSHQNFSGANIATGPALPQQIAMNPYSQPTLPLTHYANMIGYPMIPQSYPYIPSAFQQAYAGNNSYHQSLAALLPQYKNNTSASNLPQSTTTTPASSSAYMFGNSSNVETENFLLNQQQQAAPSGATLSYEDVLSLQYKQNNYLLSLQQQQQQQLQQQQQQQQQQQQQQQQQQQQHQQQNENLPMWLHGPGSQTMSGVAGNTYYNLQAQQQSQQVRQAQQQEQQQYGLLGYPNYYQSQTGISIEHQQQNPREGGSQGQPSKQAQQQQQHWQNSY, via the exons ATGAGCGGCAACAAGATCATCGTCGGCGATGATGGTGGTGGTAGGAGCAGTGTCGGAGTCAGGAAAAGCTCAAACGGGATTTCTGATATCCCGTCTGGGTCGAAGAAGATGGTTCAAAGTTTGAAAGAAATTGTAAACTGCCCTGAGGCTGAGATCTATGCCGTGCTCAAGGACTGTAACATGGACCCTAACGAAGCCGTCACTCGCCTCCTCTCCCAAG ATCCTTTTCACGAGGTGAagagcaaaaaagaaaagaagaaagag ATTAGGGATATACCGGATTCCCGTTCACGAGGCTATAATAACACTTACAACCGTGGTAGTAGAGGTGGTTCTGATCGTTATACTGGACGCAGTGGAGCTACCCCTTTCACCTCtagtg AGTCAGGAAGCGTCAAAGTAAAAACTACAAACAAGAGGGAGAGCGGGATGCAGTCTTATGCAGGTTCTTATTCTTCTACATCTGGCATATCGAGCCACCATCAGATACCACACAG TGATTTTGTTGCTAAAGACAGTAAAACGCCAACTGTTACCTCGGGGGGTGaattatcatcatcacattcTGTTACTGGACATCAAACAGCATGGTTTGGAGCTTTAGGTCAGATGTCTATGGCTGACATTGTGAAGATGGGTAGACCTCATAGCCAGACAAGAAACTCTCAGAAAGATGTCGATATGCGTTCTGAGGTAATTCAGGAGCATGAAATTGCTGCAAATCAGTATGTACCTGTGAAAGATGAATGGCCCTCAATGGAGAAGCCAGTGGCTGCTAGCACTTCTTTTGTATCAGTGGCACCAACTGAAGAGATATGCAATGGTGCAGCAGATTTACAATCCAGTAGAAGAGATCAACATCCGAAGGGCCAGTTGGAAGACACACATTTAGCAGAAAATGGTCTCTTTGGGAATCTTGGAAGAGATCATGTGCAACCTGACACTGTAGCTGGTGGAGCTGAGGAAGATGACTCTGTAGTTTCATCTGAGTATGATGATAATCCGCACAGATACCAAACGCAGAACAACCCTGAGCACCAGAAAG ATGAAGACGAAATTTCGCCTGTTGTTGCCAACCTTCAAGACTTGAGCATAGAGAACCATGATCAATACTCCTCTCATGATGAGGATAGACCTGCTGTCGTGATTCCAGATCATCTGCTAATCCATACAGAAGAGTGCTCACAGTTAAGCTTTGGAAGTTTTGGAGGCTTTGGATCAAGGCCTCTGAGCAACAGCTTAGAAGAGGCTTCTAATGTAGCTCCACAGATTGAACGTGATGATGCTAG AAATACCGAGTTCTATGGAGATGAACATCTAGGAAACATGTCCAATGGACATATGGTCCATGCGTCTTCTGCCAACAATTATGATGATTCCTCAGAATCTAAGCAAGAGGTTTTGTTGCCAGAAAACCCTGAAACTGCTCACCAGGAGAACCAGTACTCGTTTGCTCAGCCGGGTCCAGAGTATGCATATGAAAATGTGAAGCAGCAGCTGAATACTGCATTTGATGCTTCACAGACAAGCATGACTAATCAGATGCATAATCTTGCGTCATTAACAAATGTGATG CAAGGGTATACAAACTCAATTCCAAACACTCTATTGGCACAGACAGCACAGAGTGCCAGGGAGCTCGAACATCAGTATTCCCCTTTCCCAGGCGTACAGTCTGTGCCGTCAAGAAGCAACGATACCTCACTAGGTGGCCAAAGCATTTCCATGCCAGAG GCACTcagaggtggtggtggtgttccAACAGCACAATCAAGCCATCAGAACTTTTCTGGTGCCAATATTGCTACTGGACCAGCGCTTCCTCAACAGATCGCAATGAATCCGTATTCTCAACCCACATTGCCTCTGACTCACTATGCCAACATGATCGGTTATCCTATGATACCTCAGAGCTACCCATACATCCCATCGGCTTTTCAGCAAGCATATGCTGGTAACAACTCATACCACCAGTCACTAGCTGCTTTGCTTCCACAGTATAAAAACAACACTTCCGCCAGTAATTTGCCTCAGTCAACAACTACTACCCCTGCTTCCTCCTCTGCCTATATGTTTGGGAACTCGAGCAATGTTGAAACTGAAAACTTCCTTCTTAACCAACAACAACAGGCCGCTCCTTCTGGGGCAACACTTAGTTATGAAGACGTCTTGAGTCTACAGTACAAACAGAACAACTATCTATTGTCActtcagcagcagcaacaacagcagctacaacaacaacaacagcagcagcaacaacaacagcagcaacaacagcagcagcagcagcagcatcaacAACAG AACGAAAATTTACCTATGTGGCTTCATGGACCTGGCTCTCAAACCATGTCGGGCGTCGCGGGGAACACGTACTACAACCTTCAAGCACAACAACAAAGTCAGCAGGTTCGCCAAGCTCAGCAACAAGAGCAGCAGCAGTATGGATTGCTCGGTTACCCGAACTACTATCAGTCACAAACGGGAATATCAATAGAGCACCAACAGCAAAACCCTAGAGAAGGTGGCTCGCAAGGTCAGCCCTCAAAGCAAGcccagcagcagcaacagcactGGCAAAACTCTTACTAG
- the LOC104700015 gene encoding U-box domain-containing protein 17-like, with translation MATEAIFTSLRLRSSPSLEAFLTTTVDLSDVSLVRTLASVSAELVSCFRSVRFSFQRRNARSLLRKIEVLLVLFEYLADDSGSVSSTAVMCFNEIYIFLHRSKLLLQYCAQSSKLWLLLQTPSLSDFFHYLNRDISILLDVIPFNSLHLSDDIREQIELLHQQATKSTTTLFVDRNDESLRQRFYTFLNGFENGEIPNTDELRSFFVEKLGIKDPKSCRDEIEFLEEQISNHDCDDLEPSRSVVNAFLAITRYCMFSLFAFEDGLDWSIIENSKKQRKCLVAEEIVETFTTLPKDFVCSISLSLMKDPVIVSTTGQTYDRSSIVRWFEEGHSTCPKTGQKLVDSSCIVPNRALRELITRWCAATEFGESPEEESPAWVMQTRASMEATKATVLILIQHLAGESELAQVVSAREIRLLSKTVRERGELIAEAGAIPRLVRLLKSQNSVAQEQSVTAMLNLSVCECELNKSLVMEENDCLESIVSVLASGLTLEARGNAAATLYCLSTVHEYKKRIANAVGCIESLVLLSQNGKPRGRKDAINALSGIWRDPDNHSKMINSGGVLALVKALVDEDEAVAERAVVVLAVVANNSLGAETIGREESAMAGLIELMRCGTPRGKENAVATLLHLCVNGGAVVVEKVVRAPALTGLTQNVLRTGTDRGRRNATSLLGLFLNGCENTAMMRSGNREGSLETHVSLPPISVPVSVL, from the coding sequence ATGGCCACAGAGGCGATCTTTACATCCTTACGACTAAGGAGCTCACCGTCACTGGAAGCATTTTTGACAACAACCGTTGATCTCTCCGACGTCTCTCTCGTTCGAACCCTAGCTTCAGTTTCAGCAGAGCTCGTCTCGTGCTTCCGCAGCGTACGTTTCTCCTTCCAACGCAGAAACGCACGTTCCCTACTTCGGAAGATTGAGGTCTTACTCGTCTTGTTCGAATACCTCGCCGATGATTCAGGTTCGGTTTCTTCGACGGCGGTGATGTGTTTTAACGAGATCTATATCTTCCTCCACCGTTCTAAATTACTTCTCCAATACTGTGCTCAATCTAGTAAGCTATGGCTTTTACTACAAACCCCATCGCTTTCAGACTTTTTCCATTACTTGAATCGAGATATTTCGATCCTTTTAGATGTTATCCCGTTCAACAGTCTCCATCTAAGCGACGATATTAGAGAACAAATCGAGCTTTTGCATCAACAAGCCACTAAATCGACGACGACACTGTTCGTTGATCGCAACGACGAATCGCTACGGCAACGATTCTATACGTTTCTCAACGGATTCGAGAACGGCGAAATACCTAATACGGATGAACTGAGATCCTTCTTCGTTGAGAAATTAGGGATTAAGGATCCCAAAAGTTGCAGAGATGAAATCGAGTTTTTAGAAGAGCAGATTTCGAATCACGATTGTGATGATTTGGAGCCTTCAAGGTCTGTGGTTAACGCGTTTTTAGCTATCACACGGTATTGCATGTTTTCGTTGTTTGCGTTTGAAGATGGGTTGGATTGGAGTATCATCGAGAACtccaagaaacagaggaaatgttTAGTTGCGGAGGAGATCGTGGAAACGTTTACGACACTACCAAAGGATTTTGTATGCTCCATCTCTCTTAGTTTGATGAAGGATCCTGTGATTGTTTCCACTACTGGACAAACTTATGATCGGAGCTCAATCGTTAGGTGGTTTGAAGAAGGTCACTCTACTTGTCCCAAAACAGGACAAAAGCTTGTGGACTCTTCTTGTATTGTTCCTAACCGAGCTTTGAGAGAGTTGATAACACGTTGGTGCGCTGCAACGGAGTTTGGAGAGTCACCAGAGGAGGAGTCTCCTGCTTGGGTTATGCAAACGAGAGCTTCAATGGAAGCAACCAAAGCCACTGTATTGATTCTCATACAACATCTAGCTGGTGAGTCAGAGTTAGCTCAGGTGGTGTCGGCAAGAGAGATCCGTCTTCTAAGCAAAACAGTAAGGGAAAGAGGTGAACTGATCGCAGAAGCAGGTGCAATCCCACGTTTGGTTAGGCTTCTTAAATCCCAAAACTCTGTTGCGCAAGAGCAGTCGGTTACAGCAATGCTTAACTTGTCTGTATGCGAATGCGAGTTAAACAAGAGCCTGGTCATGGAGGAAAATGATTGCCTTGAGTCTATTGTGAGTGTTCTCGCCTCGGGTCTTACTTTGGAAGCTCGAGGGAACGCAGCAGCCACATTGTACTGTCTTTCTACAGTACATGAATATAAGAAACGGATCGCAAACGCTGTTGGCTGCATCGAATCACTTGTATTGCTGTCTCAAAATGGAAAGCCGAGAGGGAGAAAAGATGCTATCAACGCTTTAAGTGGTATATGGAGAGATCCGGATAATCACAGTAAGATGATAAACTCGGGAGGAGTGTTAGCTCTAGTGAAAGCTTTGGTGGATGAGGATGAGGCTGTGGCGGAGAGAGCGGTGGTAGTGTTGGCTGTAGTAGCGAATAATTCTTTAGGAGCAGAGACTATAGGAAGAGAGGAATCAGCTATGGCGGGGCTCATTGAATTGATGAGATGTGGAACACCAAGGGGGAAAGAAAATGCGGTTGCTACCTTGTTACATCTCTGCGTAAACGGTGGAGCAGTTGTCGTGGAGAAGGTGGTGAGAGCACCGGCTCTTACTGGTTTGACCCAAAACGTTTTGCGCACGGGTACAGACCGAGGTAGGCGGAATGCGACTTCACTCCTTGGTTTGTTTCTTAACGGGTGCGAAAACACAGCAATGATGCGGTCTGGTAATAGAGAAGGGAGTCTTGAAACCCATGTTTCCCTACCACCCATTTCTGTTCCCGTATCTGTCTTgtga
- the LOC104700016 gene encoding protein transport protein Sec61 subunit alpha has protein sequence MGGGFRVLHLVRPFLAFLPEVQSADRKVPFREKVIYTVISLFIFLVCSQLPLYGIHSTTGADPFYWMRVILASNRGTVMELGITPIVTSGLVMQLLAGSKIIEVDNNVREDRALLNGAQKLLGILIAIGEAVAYVLSGMYGPVGQLGVGNAILIILQLFFAGIIVICLDELLQKGYGLGSGISLFIATNICESIIWKAFSPTTINTGRGAEFEGAVIALFHMLITKSNKVAALRQAFYRQNLPNVTNLLATVLIFLIVIYFQGFRVVLPVRSKNARGQQGSYPIKLFYTSNMPIILQSALVSNLYFISQLLYRKFSGNFFVNLLGQWKESEYSGQSIPVSGLAYLITAPASFSDMAAHPFHALFYIVFMLTACALFSKTWIEVSGSSARDVAKQLKEQQMVMPGHRESNLQKELNRYIPTAAAFGGVCIGALTVLADFMGAIGSGTGILLAVTIIYQYFETFEKEKASELGFFGF, from the exons ATGGGAGGAGGATTTAGAGTTTTGCATTTGGTAAGGCCATTTTTGGCTTTCTTGCCTGAGGTTCAGAGTGCTGACAGGAAGGTGCCATTCAGAGAGAAGGTTATCTACACTgtcatctctctcttcatctttcttgtCTGCAGTCAGCTTCCTCTCTATGGAATTCATTCCACGACCGGTGCGGATCCATTCTACTGGATGCGTGTCATTCTTGCTTCCAACCGTGGGACTGTCATGGAACTCGGTATTACTCCTATTGTCACGTCTGGACTCGTGATGCAGCTCTTGGCTGGTTCCAAGATTATTGAGGTTGACAACAATGTTCGTGAGGATCGTGCCCTCTT GAATGGTGCTCAGAAACTTCTTGGTATTCTGATTGCCATCGGTGAGGCTGTTGCATATGTTCTTTCTGGAATGTATGGTCCCGTTGGACAGCTTGGTGTTGGAAATGCCATTCTCATCATCCTCCAGCTTTTCTTTGCTGGAATCATTGTTATCTGCCTTGATGAGCTCCTTCAGAAGGGATATGGTCTCGGCTCAGGAATCTCCCTTTTCATTGCCACCAACATCTG TGAAAGCATTATCTGGAAGGCATTTAGCCCAACTACCATCAACACCGGGCGTGGAGCTGAGTTTGAAGGTGCTGTTATTGCACTGTTCCATATGTTGATAACCAAGTCCAACAAGGTTGCGGCTCTCCGTCAAGCTTTCTACCGGCAAAACCTTCCGAATGTTACCAACTTGCTTGCCACAGTCTTGATCTTCCTGATTGTGATCTACTTCCAAGGTTTCCGCGTGGTTTTGCCTGTGAGATCAAAGAATGCCCGTGGACAACAGGGTTCTTACCCAATCAAGCTGTTCTACACCTCTAACATGCCCATCATCCTCCAATCCGCTCTTGTTTCAAATCTTTACTTCATCTCTCAG CTTCTCTACAGGAAGTTCAGCGGAAACTTCTTTGTTAACCTTTTGGGCCAGTGGAAAGAATCCGAGTACAGTGGGCAATCCATTCCAGTTAGTGGTCTGGCTTACCTCATCACAGCTCCAGCAAG CTTCTCGGATATGGCGGCTCACCCGTTCCATGCACTGTTCTACATTGTGTTCATGCTCACTGCTTGTGCTCTTTTCTCAAAGACATGGATTGAAGTCTCTGGATCTTCTGCTAGGGATGTAGCTAAGCAGCTCAAG GAACAACAAATGGTGATGCCAGGACACAGAGAGTCAAACTTACAGAAGGAACTGAACAGGTACATCCCAACAGCTGCGGCATTTGGAGGAGTGTGTATCGGTGCACTCACTGTTCTGGCTGATTTCATGGGAGCCATCGGGTCGGGAACTGGAATTCTGTTGGCTGTCACCATCATATACCAGTATTTCGAGACCTTTGAGAAGGAAAAGGCCAGTGAGCTCGGATTCTTCGGTTTCTAA